TGTTTAAATTCGGGAAAGTAACTTTCTGTGGCATCTTCAATTAATAAACATTCAAATCCGCGATCGTTAGCTTCGCGCATAGTTGTTTGCACACAAACTTCTGTGGTAACTCCAGTAAAAATTAAATGCGTGATTCCCTGTTCTATTAATATATCGTGTAAATTTGTATTATAAAAAGCACCTTTTCCAGGTTTATTTATAATTATTTCTCCAGACAATGGTGTTAATTCATTAATAATATTATTTCCTGGTTCACCCAAAACTAAAATTCTTCCTAATGGACCAATATCTCCGATTTTTAATTTACAGTTTCCCCGGTTAATTTTGGCAGGGGGACAATCGGAAAGGTCTGATTGATGACCTTCAATTGTATGAATGATTGGTAAGTGTAGTTGCCGAAAAGTTATTAATAATTGTTGTAATACTGGTACGATCGATCGCAATCTGCTAACATCATTTCCTAACGCTGCGCCAAAACCTCCTGGCTCTAAAAAATCGCGCTGCATATCAATAATTACCAGGGCTACATTACTCAAGTTCGTAACTTCATAATTATAAGGTTGTGCAGGAATAAAAATCATATATGGATACTACACTTTTAGCTGTTAATGGTACGTTAATGAGAGGTTTAGAACTAAATCCTAACCTTTTAGCTGTGGGAGCTACTTTTGTCAGAGAAGCTTTTACCGCACCAAACTATCGAATGTGGTCAATTAACGATCGCCATCCAGCAATGATCCGAGTTAATCATGGGGGAAGTGCGATCGCAGTTGAAGTTTGGGCAGTTCCTCAACCAAGTATTACCACAATACTATTACAAGAACCTCCTGGTTTGTGCATTGGTAAAGTACTTTTATCTGATGGAGAAGAATTGTTAGGAGTTTTAGGAGAACCTGTGATTTGCGAAGGACAGCGCGAGATTACCGATTGGGGCAATTGGCGTAACTATATTTTCAGTATTAATCAAAATAAAACATAACTAAATATATAAATGTATAATAAACAACAATTACTTAATTTTGGCAATGCTTCAATCTATTTGCACACATAATAAGGTAAAGTATTTACCTTAGTCTGAATCAGTGAAGACAAAATTTAAAATCTAAAATCTAAAATAGCATGACCAACAACCGTTCATTGTACTTAAATCGGCGGAAAGTTATTCGGGGAATTTTAGCAACTACTGCCTTTGGAGTAACATCAAAACTGTGGACTGGATGTACACCAACAGCGCAACAACCTACACCAACAACATCAACTCCAACAACAGGTGCTACCACTCCAAATAGTACCAATAAACCAATAGCAATGGGGTTTATTTACGTTGGTCCGAAAGATGATTTTGGTTACAATCAAGCTCACGCCGAAGGAAAAGCAGGAGTTGCGAAAATAGCTGGAGTAAAAACTGTAGAAGAAGCGAACGTTCCTGAAACTACAGCAGTCCAAGAATCGATGCGAAATATGATTAATCAGGATCAAGTAAACGTTTTATTTCCTACTTCTTTCGGTTACTTCGATCCACATATTATTAAAGTTGCTCAAGAATATCCTGAAGTGCAATTCCTACACTGTGGTGGATTGTATGAAGAAGGAAAACACCCCAAAAATATTGGTAGTTACTTTGGATATATTGATGAAGCACAATATATAGCAGGTATTATTGCTGCTCACACATCTAAGACGGGAAAATTAGGATTTGTTGCTGCTAAACCGATTCCTCAGTTACTACGAAATGTTAATAGTTTTACTTTAGGTGCTAGAAGCATTAAGCCAAATATTACAACGCAAATTATTTTTACAGGAGATTGGTCTTTACCTGTAAAAGAAGCAGAAGCTACTAATAGTATGATCGACCAAGGTGTAGATGTAATTACCAGCCATGTAGACAGTCCTAAAGTGATAATGGAAACTGCGGAAAAACGAGGAATTTTTTCTTCTGGATATCATGCTAATCAAGCTCAATTAGCACCTAAAGGTTAT
The genomic region above belongs to Phormidium ambiguum IAM M-71 and contains:
- a CDS encoding cysteine hydrolase family protein codes for the protein MIFIPAQPYNYEVTNLSNVALVIIDMQRDFLEPGGFGAALGNDVSRLRSIVPVLQQLLITFRQLHLPIIHTIEGHQSDLSDCPPAKINRGNCKLKIGDIGPLGRILVLGEPGNNIINELTPLSGEIIINKPGKGAFYNTNLHDILIEQGITHLIFTGVTTEVCVQTTMREANDRGFECLLIEDATESYFPEFKQATIEMIRSQGGIVGWTTKAENLLQALQNISLSIK
- a CDS encoding BMP family ABC transporter substrate-binding protein, yielding MTNNRSLYLNRRKVIRGILATTAFGVTSKLWTGCTPTAQQPTPTTSTPTTGATTPNSTNKPIAMGFIYVGPKDDFGYNQAHAEGKAGVAKIAGVKTVEEANVPETTAVQESMRNMINQDQVNVLFPTSFGYFDPHIIKVAQEYPEVQFLHCGGLYEEGKHPKNIGSYFGYIDEAQYIAGIIAAHTSKTGKLGFVAAKPIPQLLRNVNSFTLGARSIKPNITTQIIFTGDWSLPVKEAEATNSMIDQGVDVITSHVDSPKVIMETAEKRGIFSSGYHANQAQLAPKGYLTGAEWDWASVYSKYAQMINEGKTLMNGGIPHLVRGGLKDGFCKLSDYGPAVSEVAKKDAEAAKAKFMDGSMVIYKGELKDNTGKIILPAGKEYKQQDVELERMNWLVEGVLGSITS
- a CDS encoding glutamyl-tRNA amidotransferase, translating into MDTTLLAVNGTLMRGLELNPNLLAVGATFVREAFTAPNYRMWSINDRHPAMIRVNHGGSAIAVEVWAVPQPSITTILLQEPPGLCIGKVLLSDGEELLGVLGEPVICEGQREITDWGNWRNYIFSINQNKT